The stretch of DNA CACTAATCAATCTTTTGGAAAACATTGACCTGGAGAGATATAACTATTTCATATCATATCTGCCATGGGATGAAAACATCATAGAAAACCATGAGGAGATCTTCAAAAGATTCCCAAAGGAAATTGAGTTTTTGCCTTTCAGGTTCCCGATTTCCCCAACAATATCTGAAAAAAATGATTTTGACAAGTTCATGTCATCACAAAAAGATGCAAAACTAACAAAACCACTTCATAGGCTATTCAAAAGGTCATATGATAAGCAGTATGGCAATCTTAACATTAAAGAAGTTATAAACTTTGACGGATACAACAAAAAGGAGCTTCTGATTTTTGCCCATGCAGACACCGAACGGACAGTATGGGTTCACAGTAATATGATTCAGGAGAAAAGGACAAGGGACAATCAGAATTTGAATATCTTGAGGGAAGCTTACTCATCAGCGGATAATGTTGTAGTAGTTTCAAAGGATCTGATTGAACCTACAGCTGAAATAAGCGGCCGAAAGGACAATATCCGAATAATCCATAACTTCAACAATTACGACCAGATAACAGCCAATTCCAAAATGGACCTTGTTCTTGATGAGGCAACTGAAGTTTATCCGAATAGCGAATCCATCTTCAATGCCCTGAATAGGCCGTGTGAAAAGTTCATAACAATAGGCAGGTTTTCACCTGAAAAGGGTCATGAACGCCTTTTAAAAGCATTTGACCGGTTTTGTAAGGACAATCCTGAAACCCAACTTATTATAATCGGAGGCCACGGTGAACTCTATGAGGATACAATAGAACTGGTAAACGGTTTGGATTACTCAGACAACGTTGTTCTTGTTAAAAACATTTCAAATCCGATGCCTATTCTTGCAAAATGCGATCTGTTTGTATTGCCTTCATATTATGAGGGTTGGGGTATTGTTGCAATGGAAGCGGATACATTAGGCGTTCCTGTGATAGCCTGTGACGTTCCGGGCCTTCAATGGTTAAGGGACTATAACGGAAACATCTTTGAAAACTCAGAAGACGGAATACTTGAGGGAATGCGTGAGTTTGAAAATGGAAATATAAAAACTCTGGAAATCGATTACGCAAAATACAATGAAGAGATACTCGACAGTTTCTACTTATTGGTTGATGGCTGATGAACTGTCTTTCTAATAATATTATAAATATTATGATAAACAAATAGTTAGACATAACATTTTAGTTTTATTTAAATATTACTTATCGGGTTGAAATTTGATGAAAACAGTTATTATTATTCCTTGTTATAACGAATCTGCAACTATTGAGAAAGTTGTGACTGATTTTAAGAAATATATGCCTCATGCAGATGTTTATGTATATGACAACAATTCTACTGATGGAACTGATAGAATTGCAAAGGATGCCGGAGCAATCGTCAAATATGAATATAAGCAGGGCAAGGGAAATGTGGTTAAATCCATGTTCCGCGACATTCAGGCTGACTGCTATATCATGGTGGATGGAGACGATACATATCCTGCTGAAGCGGCACCTGAATTTGAGGAACTTGTACTAAGCGGTAAAGCAGATATGGTAATCGGAGACAGATTGTCATCCACTTATTTTGAAGAAAATGACAGGCCTTTTCACAACACCGGAAACAAATTGGTCAGAAGATTCATCAATCTGTTTTTCAGAAGCGACCTGCATGACATAATGACAGGAATGCGTGCTTTCAGCTACAATTTCGTCAAGTCATTTCCGATTTCATCAAGAGAATTTGAAATTGAAACCGAAATGAGCGTATTTGCATTGATGAACAATTTTAAGATAATGGAAATTCCCGTTGAATATAAGGATCGTGTTGAAGGAAGCGAATCAAAACTGAATACCTATCGTGACGGATTTAAAGTAATCATGATGATTTTTGCTTTGATTAGGGATGAAAGACCACTCATATTCTTTTCAGCTGTTTCATTAATACTTTTAATTATTGCAGGAATCTACTTTTTCCCAATACTTTTCAAATACTTCTCAACAGGATATGTGCTTAAGATACCTACATTGATTGTCATATCCACTGTTGTAATCATTGCATCATTAACATTCTTTACAGGCGTTATTCTGCATGTTCTTAAAAGGCAGCATTCTGAAAACCTTGAACATCACTTGATTTTATTGAATGAGATTAACAAAGAGGAATGAAAATTGATTAATAAACTATTTAAAGAACCGACAGATGACATTTTCCTGCAATTGTTCAGATATATCTTTGTTGGAGGAACTGCATTTGTTGTGGATTTCTTCTTCTTATATTTCTTCAGTGACATATGCGGAATCTATTATCTGATTTCAGCAGTATTGTCATTCATCATTTCAGTGCTCGTAAACTATATCATGAGCACAAAATGGGTTTTCAACCAGGACAACATTGACAACAAGGTTTTGGAATTCAATCTGTTCATACTAATCAGCACAATCGGTTTGGTGTTTACAGAGATACTTTTATATTTCTTTACAGATATTGTAGGGCTTTACTATTTGGTTTCAAAGATTATTTCAGCAATTATAGTATTGTTCTGGAATTTCCTTGCAAGAAGAGTCATGTTTTATGGAAGGGATTTTATTTAGAGGAGTTGACATGAGCAGAAATATTTCAAGGGGAAATTTAACGGAAATTAAGGATATATTGCTTGAATCAAAAAAATACCTGTTGATATATCTGGTTTTAATAATAGTTGCCGGTATTTCAACCATTTCATCCGCAAATATCTCCCATCCGAAATTTGAATTGGTCACATTCGTTATAGTGGCAGTATTGGGATGCTTGTGCATACTCTTTTATCAGGCAAATAATGATGAAAAGGATTTATATAAGGTTGCTTTTGTTGTAATAGTTTGTTTTGGACTTGTATGTTCATTGATTGTCCCTATTGCCTGCGTCAGTGACGAGCCTGAACATTTTGTCAGAGCCGAAATCACCTCTCAGGGGGTTCTGTTTCCTCACTGGACCGGAAGCGATGTGGGCTTGACAAGAACATATGATACTAATGGTCATTACATGAGTAATGAAACTCAAATAGGATTCAAGACAATTGAAAGCTCAAATTTCTTCTCAAATGACAGGGGACTGACGGTTTTTGAAACCACACACGATACGGATAAGATCAATTGGACAAGCATAATAACACCGTCCGCATTTGAGCAGAACATATTCTATGGCTACTTCCCTCAGGCAATTGGAATTTTAATTGCAAAACTGCTTGATTTGAATGTAATCTGGATGCTGTGGCTTGGAAGAATAGCTAACCTTTTATGTTATGCAGTATTGGTTTCATATGCAGTTAAAAAAACACCTTGTTTGAAGATTCCTCTTCTTGCCGTAGCATGCATACCTATTGCAATGTTTCAGGCGGCTTCGGTCAGCATCGATTCGATGCTCTTTGGATTGGGAATTTTGGCTACTGCCTACTTCATTTATATGTACAAATCCGAACCTGATAGTCTTGAAAATAAGGAGATAATCATATTTTCAGCCATATGTCTGCTGTTTGGACTCTGCAAACTGCCTTATCTTGCTTTCATATTCCTGTTATTCCTTGTTCCAAGGAAAAACTTCAAGGATAAGAATGCTTTGATATATATCGTTTTATGTATTGCAGCCGTTTCAGCAATAGGCCTTTTATGGAGCAGATACAGTGCGCCTACAATAATGCATTCATGGAGATCTGTTCATAAGATGAATATGACCATGCAGACAGCATATATGACTAATCATCCAAGCCTATTCATGAATTTTTTAGCTAAAATCTTCAACGATGAATTGCCTAATCTGGTCAATGGCTTGTTTAACTTTTTCACTCCGGGCCCATATCCTCAGTACAGGGACCAATATAATCTAATAACATTAGCGCTTCAGATATTTTTGGTTCTGGTGCTTATTGCAAATCCGAAGAATGCTAAATTCGATTTGAAGACAAGAGCGGGTGCTTTTGCAATATTCCTACTGGTCTATTTCGGAACCTGTTTTGTTCAGCTGCTCAGCTGGTCATATGTTGGAAAAACCAATCTGGGAATTTCAATCAGATATTTCATTCCTATAATTGCATTAATACCTATAATATGTGGAATAAATAGAAAATGCGATACCGACTTTGAGTTTGACAAATATGCAATGGTCTGCATTGTCGGATTTTTAGCAGCGATGGTAATATCCTTTGCAACCAAATATTATTAGCATTATTAACATTTTTTCATATTTAAAGAGGGATAATTAGTTATAAATATAATCAAAAATAAATTCATAGTCAGTGGAGAATTTTTATGGGTGCTTACAGTTCAGGAAAACGGATTTTTTATTTGGATGTATTGAGGTCCATGGCAATCATTTGCGTAATATTGGCTCATGTATGCAGACAGTTCTGTGAATATGCACCTGCAGCTTCATTCAGATGGTTTACAGCAGCATTCTACATTGACATCGGTGTGCTGGGAGTTCCACTTTTTTTAATGATAAGCGGAGCATTGCTTCTTAACAGGGATTATGACCTAAAGGATTTCATGAAAAGGAGATTCTCCAGAATCCTGATACCTTTCGTATTCTGGTCACTTCTGCTTCCATTGTGCAAAATGAAATTCTTAGGATTTCCATTCACATTCCATGAATACTGCAGACTGCTCTTTTATAATCAGTATTGGTTTGTCTGGATGCTGATTGGTCTTTATCTTCTTTTACCGATTATAAACTCATTCGTTAAGGAATATGACATTCAGGGATTGGAATACATGCTTATAATATGGTTCATATTTATCATATTCCTAAGGGAACAGCCTATTGACATTTTAGCAAACATCGATGCTACACATACCCTGGGCTGGAAAGAGACATTGGCAGGGTTTATAGGTTTTATTCCATTGGGATATTACCTGTCAGCGAAAAAATTCAAACTGAGCGACAAGGCCATGTGCCTGATCGGTTTGGCAATATTTCTAATATTTACAATCATCAATTTGAGATATACCTACATCGCAAGCTGTGAAACCCATAAGCTAATGTATTACGGCTATAAAAGGATAGTATCCACTTTACAGGTGGTCGGGTTATTCCTGTTCATAAAATACTTCAGCGACTATTGTGAAAATAACTCCTTTGACGACATTAAAAACAAAATCTATAACTTCTTTAAGCAAAACAAATACGTTTCATGGATCATATTGTCCATTAGTACCTGCAGCTACGGAATGTTTTTAACACATTATTTCATATTATATCCGCTATTCTACATCAGCGACCATTATTTTGCGATATTTTCAAGAAATCCTATAATATTGCCTTTAGTTCTGCTGTTCATTTGTGCAACTTCATGGTTGATTACATTCATATTAAGTAAGCTGCCTCTTTTAAAACACATAAGCGGCGCACATTAACCGTGATTTTTCTAATCTTAACATTATTAAAATTCATCTTTAATTAACTGAATGTTTAAAATAAATAATCTATAAATATTATCAAAGTAATAAGTTAAAGTATTATATAACAGAGGGGGTATTTTTAATTTCAATTCAAAATGAACATCAATCCTTTAGCATTATAATGTATACTCATAATGTTGAGGATTATTTATCAGAAGCCATTGATTCATTGATTAGTCAAAGCCTCGATTTTAAAGATAATGTTCAATTGATTATTGTCGATGGGCAAAGTGAAGATGAGACCAGAAATATTGCCCAAAAATATGCAAATGAATACCCTGAAAACATCATCATATTATCCAATGATGAGGATAACATTTATTCCGCTTATAATAATGCATTAAATCATGCTGATGGAGATTATATCAATTTCATGCTTCCTATTGATGTCATCTCCAAAAACGCATTGAAAAAGATAAACGAGACATTCCAAAAAGATGATGTTGAAATCATCACATTGCCTATTGAATATCTGGATACCGAAAAAGCATACCCATTAAAGTTCAAGTTTGAAGAGGACAGTGAAGAGTATGTGGACTTGAGGAAAAACGAACTGTTAATACAGACCGATGTTTTCAGCGCTTTTATCAGGAAAAGTACAATAGGCGGTTTAAGATTCACAGATATCGAAAGGGCAGATACACTCTTTATCAACGAGATTCTCTTAAAGGAAAAAAGGTATAGGATTGTCCAGGATGAAACCTATTATGCCCGTGAAAGGTTCACCAATCCGGAGGATAACGATACCATTAAAGAAAAGATATTTGACTCCTTCGAATTGTTCTACAATAAGCTGATAGACATTTCCATTGAAAAGGAGGATACAGTTCCATATTTCATTCAAAACACTATGCTCCATTATCTTGAAGATATCATAAGCATAAGCGACATTGAAGAGATTTTCACAAATCCCACCGAAAGGAGCCGATTCTGGGATGAGCTGTTGAATATTTTAAACCAATTGGATGAGAGAAACATTTCATTGAATACCACATTAAAGAAAACATCAAGGGATTTTCTGATTTATCTTAAAAATGACGAGTTTCACGTTGAAACACAAGGAAAGGAAATCTATCTGAAATCAGATTCATATATAATTGACTTGCTGCATAACCGCAGCATCTATTTTGATATTGTAAAACTTAGAGATGGATTTTTGCATATTTCAGGTACATTTTCCAGCACTTGCGATAAAAGATTCATTTCAGTTGAGGCAATCAAGTCCGGAAAAACAATCAAAGAGATTTATGAGGCAAAAGAGGTTGAATATCCAAACACATATAGGCAAACCCAAAACATGCTCTCCATTCCATGGTATTACTATTACAGCTTTGATTTGAAGATACCAGTAGAGCATGACGAATCATGCAGCATATCCCTTAGGGTAATATATCAGGAAAACGATGAAAGGATAGAAATGGACTGCAAAGTCAATTCAAGAAAATACGTATTTTTATCAGAGCATGGAAATTACTTCAGAAAGAACGATCAGATAGTACTTTTGAAAAAATTCGTATTGTACATTAGGCCTCATTCCTATCTCAGGGCATCTTATTATGAGATAAAGGCATTAATCAAGATTATACTGTCCAATATCCCATTCAATCATAGGATTAGGGCATTGTTTTATAGGATTGTCTATTTCATTGCATATATATTTATGAAAAACCGCAAGATTTGGCTGTTTTCAGATAGGATTAATCTGTCCTGCGATAATGGCGAGCATTTCTTCAGGTATGCTGCCAACATCAAAGACGACGTTAAAAAATACTTTGTCATCGAAAAAAACTGTGAAGACTACAAAAGATTAAGAAAGTCCTACGGCAGTAAGATTGTTCCTTTCGGTTCAGTGAAACATAAATTCCTGTTCATGTTTACCGAAAAGTTCATGCAGTCCCAAATTTCACCGGTAACCAACAATCCATTTAAGGATTTTGATATGAGATTATACGCCGGTTTGTCAACCGGGGAAAACTATTTCCTGCAGCATGGAGTTGCAAGATACGACATGTCAAGCTGGATGACACAATTTGACAAGAATCTGGAGCTTGTTTTGGCCGTTTCAGAATATGACTGCAAGGAATTTACCAGTGAAAACTATAATTTCGATGAGGATATTGTTAAGATTCTTGGTTTTCCAAGATACGACAATTTAACAAATGCCCATCTCAAAAAGCAGATTGTCATAATGCCAACCTGGAGGAATTATATTAAAAATAGCTATCAACTGATTAATTCTGAATATTATGCAAGATTCAACAGTTTAATCAATAATGAAAGGTTAATTGAGTATGCGAAGAAAAAAGGATATGAAATAATCCTGAAGCCTCATCCGTTAATGTATGAGTTCATCGACAGTTTCGATAAAAATGACTATGTCAAAATAGACAATGTTACAAAGCATCATGAAATCCTATGTGATTCCTCATTGATGATTACTGATTATTCCTCTGTTGCATTTGATTTTGCATATCTTAAAAAGCCAATTATATATTACCAGTACGAGCACGGAGGAGACCATCATTTTGATATTGAGGCTCCATTGGCCGATGAATCAATAATGAACTTTGGTGATACAATCGGTGATGAGGACATGCTGATTGATAAGATTATAAAATATATTGATAATGATTGTGAGATGGAAGAGGAATACAAATTAAGAGTTGACAATTTCTTCAAATATACGGATAAGAACAATTCAAAAAGAGTTTATGAATGGGTTTATAAGCATTAATTAGATTTATAGTGAGATTTATGGAAAATAATAAATATATTTGGATTTTTGGAGGAAAAAACGAAACTGTTGCCAACAGCAACATTTTCAGCTTTTGGAAATATTGCCTCCAAAAGGATGATGAAATAGACAAGTTTATCATATTAAAAAGCAATGGGGTTAACTTAAAGCTATATGATGGCCTTAAAGACAATGAAAAGGACCATGTCATATGGTTTAACTCAAAAGAGCACATCGAATTATATGACCGTGCAGATTTGGTGTTCATATCCGATTCAACCGATGAGGTCGCCCCCAACAGGAATCATAAATGGGCTTATGATCCTGAGATTAACAAATCAATCATCATTATTCCAAATGAATCAGGTTCTCTAGTCAAATCAAAGATAACCGGAGAATCCTTTAACAATTCAATATTCAGATATTGTGTATTCGATGAAAATGAGATGGATATTTTGAAAGAGGAAAATAATTTCAAGCAATATCAGTTGAAATACGTGAAATATCCTCTCAAATATGATAGCGAATTTTCAAGAAAGATGAAATCTGAAAGTGCCGGCCAGATACTGTGGTTTGTAGAATGGAGATACTACAACGATAATAGAAATGAAATGGCCGATGATTTAATCAATACCTTAAAATCAAATCAGCTGAAGGATTATCTAGATTCACGCAATCTAAACTTGAAAGTCTGTCTTCACAGGTATTATAAAAAAGGAATGTTTAAAGACATCTATTCCTGTGAAAACGAAAAAATTCAAATATTCAACGAAAATGATGTTGAGGTTAATGATGAAATGTTTAAATCAGAACTGTTAATTACGGATTATTCTTCAATAGCCTTTGATTTTACATTTTTAGATAAACCTGTGCTGTTATACCAGCCTGATTTGGATCATGTTTATGAAAAAAGACAGTTCAATGTTGAATTTGGTGAACTTAACGAACATGCAATCAGGACCAGTGATGATTTAATCAAAGCATTAAAGGAAAAGGACTTCAAGATCAATCCGATTTTTGATATATTTGACAAGAACAGCTTCAATAACGGCAATTCCCATATTGAAGAGTTATATGATTATCTTTATGATATTCAAATGAATAAGATTACTTTTTTAGGATATAATTTTTATGGCTTTGGAGGAACCGTTAACGCAACAAAAGCCTTGGCTGAAGGTTTAGTGAATCATGGCTATCTTGTAGAGATGTTTTCATTATTCAAAAAGCCACCGATATCTGAATTGCCTAACGGTATCAATTTCAATCATGCTTTTGATGTTGATTCAAGAAAGGGTAGGGTGAAGACATTCCCATTTAAATTCATCCCGAAATATGGTTATTTAAGACATGAAGCCAATCTTGAAGCCATTAATCCATATTCATCATACAGATTGAAAAAGCTTCTCAAAAACATTAAATCACATACTGTCGTTTCAACCAGAGACACCCTGCATCTATACCTGGAGGAAGCGAAATCCGAATTCATCAAAAATAAACTATATTTCTTCCATGCATCTGCTGATGTGGTTGATGTTATGTATCCTGGATTGATATCAAAACTTAAAAACAAAAGGTTATCCAAGGCGGTTTTTGTAACCGAGAACAACAGATTGGAATTTGAACGCCTTCATGATTATGCAAATTATGATTCATATATTGTCACTGGAAATGCGCTGGAATCATCAAAAGTCATTGATAGAGATAAAATAAAGCCGGTGCCTGAAAAAGAGATATATAAAGGCATCTATCTTTTAAGAATCAGTACTGAAAGAAAAGAGGATATTGACAACCTATTTGAATTTGGAGAATACCTGAAGAAAAACAACATCAAGAACATCATCATTGATGTTTACGGTTCTGGAAATTGCGTCGACGAATTTTTGGATGAATTATATGAAAGGAATCTGCAGAATATTATCCATTATAAGAACAACACCAATTTCCCGATTGATGAAATCCGCAAGCATGATTTCGTATGTGATTTGACATTAGTTCAAAGTTTTGGAATGACATATCTGGAAGGAATCCTAAACGGCAAAAAGGTATTCTGTATGGAAAATGCCGGATCTTTGGAAGTGATGGAAAATATTCCAAATTCATATGTCGAATCATTTGAATGGTTATCTGAAGAGATTTCAGATATTCACAATATACCTGGCGAAGAGTTGAAATCAAATTATGATGCTATCTTAGACAAGTACTCTCAGGATGTTGTATGTGAAAAATTCATTTCATTTTTGGATTGAATAACAACTATTTTTTTAAATTTTGTCTATATTTCTGAAATTAAATGAACATGATTTAAATATACCAAATTATATAATTTATAATGTAGATTATATTCTACATGTAGTTATAACTATTTGGTGTTTTAAAATGAATAAAAAGATAGGTTTTATTTTAGCTTTAGTAGTTATCTCTTTAATGATGTTAACTAGTGTAAGCGCAGGATTTTTAGACTTTTTAGGTGGTGACAATGCTACTGCAAACGATGAAAACACTTTCATTGTTGGTTTTGACGCAGAATTCCCACCTTACGGATACAAAGATGCTAATGGAAGCTATGTTGGTTTCGATTTAGACTTAGCAAAAGAAGTTTGTGAAAGAAACAATTGGACATTCAAAGCGCAACCTATTGATTGGGATGCTAAAGACGCAGAATTAGATTCCGGTTCTATCGACTGTATTTGGAACGGATTTACCATTGACGGCAGAGAAGACAACTACACTTGGTCTAATGCTTACTTCGACAACAAACAAATATTTGTTGTAAAATCTGATTCAAACATTTCATCTATCGATGACTTAAAATGCAAAACAGTAGAAGTACAAAAAGATTCATCTGCTTTAGCAGCTCTTCAAGGCGACAACAAAACCATTGCTGACACTTTCGGTACTTTAACTGAAGTAGCAGACTATAACACCGCATTCATGGATTTAGAATCCGGTGCATGTGACGCAATAGCTATGGATATTGGTGTTGCAGAATACGATATTAAAAACAAAAACGAATCTGCTGATAATTTCAAAATCTTAAATGAATCAATCACCACCGAAAAATACGGTGTCGGATTCAAACTCGGAAACGATGATTTGAAAAACAAAGTACAAACTACTTTAGACGAAATGTTTAAAGACGGTACTGTTGCTAAAATCGCAGAAAAATATGGTATTTCTCAAGACGCTTTGATCCAACCATAAATTGATTAGTTAAGAAGGGAGAATTAGTTATATGATAATAGGTAATGTAATTTCACAATTACTTGGGGGTATGGTTACTTCCATTGAAATATTCCTGCTTACATTACTATTCGCCCTTCCTCTCGGTTTACTTGTTGCCGCAGGAAGGATGAGTAGCTTCGCACCAATCAGATGGCTGATGAAGATTTATATTTCAATCATGAGGGGTACACCATTGATGTTGCAGTTAATCGTAGTATTTTTCGCACCATATTATGTATTTGGAATGAGCCTATCTAGTGATTACAGGTTTATTGCAGTTATCATTGCATTTACCATTAATTATGCAGCTTATTTCGCTGAAATATATAGAGGGGGGATTGAAGCTATTCCTAAAGGACAATACGAAGCTGCACAGGTGTTAGGTTATAGTAGGCTTGAAACATTCTTTATAATTATCCTACCTCAAGTATTTAAGATAATTCTTCCTTCAGTAACTAATGAAGTGATTACTCTTGTAAAAGATACTTCTCTTTCATTTGTAATTGCAATTCCGGAAATGTTTACAGTAGCTAAACAGATTGCAGCAGCCGACGCATCAATTGCGGCATTGCTCGTTGCAGGTTTATTCTATTACGTTTTCAATGTCTTGGTTGCATTTGTAATGGAACACCTAGAAAACAGAATGAGTTATTATGATTAGAGGGGTATTATGAGTTTACTTGAAATTAAAAATCTTAAAAAAAGCTTTGGCGACAATGTCGTTTTAAAAGACATTTCACTTAAAGTTGAAAGAGGTGAAGTATTGGCAATCATCGGCCCTTCAGGATCAGGAAAATCCACTTTGCTCAGATGCATAACAGGACTTGATCATGAAGACAGCGGTGTAATCAACTTTGACGGAACTTTTGGATTGGTTTTCCAGAATTTCAACCTGTTTCCACATCATTCCGTAATGAAAAACATAACCAATGCTCCTTTAAAAGTTCAAAAAAGAAACAAAGAAGAAGTTTATGACCATGCCCGTGATTTGCTTAAAAAGATGGGCTTGGAAGACAAGGAAAACGCCTATCCATGTGAGCTTTCAGGTGGTCAGCAACAAAGGGTTTCAATTGCAAGAGCACTGGCAATGAATCCTGACATACTATTCTTTGATGAACCTACTTCAGCGCTTGACCCTGAACTTACAGGCGAGATTTTGACTGTAATCAAACAGTTGGCTGCTGAAAAAATGACTATGGTTATCGTTACCCACGAAATGAATTTTGCGCGCAATGTATCAGATACAATCATATTCATGGACGGGGGCGTAATTGTAGAAGAAGGTTCACCTGAAGAGGTATTTTCATCTAACAACCAAAGAATGCAGGAATTCTTGGGTAAATTTAACGATTAAAGATAACTTTTTATCTTTAAATCAACTCTTTTTTTATTAGAAAACATTTTAAATCATAAAGGAAATAAATCATAGTATAAATCTTTTTTAAGGGTAATATGTTTGTTAATGATTTAATATATGATTTAAATTTAAGAAAAAAGGATACAATTTATTTAATTGCTTTATTATTTTTCAGCATTATTGTAACCGTAATTTCAATAGATTATCATATGGTAGTAGATGTTAAATCTGATGTTTTGGTTTATCTGACAAACGCTTTATTCTACTCCGGTTTAAGTGAAAACATACATAACACTTCAACACTTTATTTATCGCCCGTAATCTGTTTTTTGACTGGAGTTCTATTTAAATTTGGGCTTGGAAAGGAATCAATTTTTATTGTGACAGGATTTTTCTCAATACTGGCTAATCTAAGTATGTATATTCTTTTAAAATACAGGTTCAATCAGATATTCTCATTATTTGGGGCTGTTCTTTTCGGCAGTTTTAATTTAATATTAACCTATTGGGCCGATGGGACACTTGATGTATCTGTAATAAGCATTTCAATCTGGGTTATCATCTTTTTGATATTGGCGGTATATGAAAATCCTAAATATTATATGGTATGCTTCCCCTTGGCTGTGTTGAGCATATTTACACGATATTCAGCATTGTTTATACTTCCACTGCTTTTATTGTATTTTTTAAGTAAAAATGACTTTTTCAATGTTATCGACACTTTCCTGTATGATAGGGAAGAATTCCGCAAAAA from Methanobrevibacter sp. YE315 encodes:
- a CDS encoding CDP-glycerol glycerophosphotransferase family protein, whose product is MENNKYIWIFGGKNETVANSNIFSFWKYCLQKDDEIDKFIILKSNGVNLKLYDGLKDNEKDHVIWFNSKEHIELYDRADLVFISDSTDEVAPNRNHKWAYDPEINKSIIIIPNESGSLVKSKITGESFNNSIFRYCVFDENEMDILKEENNFKQYQLKYVKYPLKYDSEFSRKMKSESAGQILWFVEWRYYNDNRNEMADDLINTLKSNQLKDYLDSRNLNLKVCLHRYYKKGMFKDIYSCENEKIQIFNENDVEVNDEMFKSELLITDYSSIAFDFTFLDKPVLLYQPDLDHVYEKRQFNVEFGELNEHAIRTSDDLIKALKEKDFKINPIFDIFDKNSFNNGNSHIEELYDYLYDIQMNKITFLGYNFYGFGGTVNATKALAEGLVNHGYLVEMFSLFKKPPISELPNGINFNHAFDVDSRKGRVKTFPFKFIPKYGYLRHEANLEAINPYSSYRLKKLLKNIKSHTVVSTRDTLHLYLEEAKSEFIKNKLYFFHASADVVDVMYPGLISKLKNKRLSKAVFVTENNRLEFERLHDYANYDSYIVTGNALESSKVIDRDKIKPVPEKEIYKGIYLLRISTERKEDIDNLFEFGEYLKKNNIKNIIIDVYGSGNCVDEFLDELYERNLQNIIHYKNNTNFPIDEIRKHDFVCDLTLVQSFGMTYLEGILNGKKVFCMENAGSLEVMENIPNSYVESFEWLSEEISDIHNIPGEELKSNYDAILDKYSQDVVCEKFISFLD
- a CDS encoding amino acid ABC transporter substrate-binding protein, coding for MNKKIGFILALVVISLMMLTSVSAGFLDFLGGDNATANDENTFIVGFDAEFPPYGYKDANGSYVGFDLDLAKEVCERNNWTFKAQPIDWDAKDAELDSGSIDCIWNGFTIDGREDNYTWSNAYFDNKQIFVVKSDSNISSIDDLKCKTVEVQKDSSALAALQGDNKTIADTFGTLTEVADYNTAFMDLESGACDAIAMDIGVAEYDIKNKNESADNFKILNESITTEKYGVGFKLGNDDLKNKVQTTLDEMFKDGTVAKIAEKYGISQDALIQP
- a CDS encoding amino acid ABC transporter permease, which encodes MIIGNVISQLLGGMVTSIEIFLLTLLFALPLGLLVAAGRMSSFAPIRWLMKIYISIMRGTPLMLQLIVVFFAPYYVFGMSLSSDYRFIAVIIAFTINYAAYFAEIYRGGIEAIPKGQYEAAQVLGYSRLETFFIIILPQVFKIILPSVTNEVITLVKDTSLSFVIAIPEMFTVAKQIAAADASIAALLVAGLFYYVFNVLVAFVMEHLENRMSYYD
- a CDS encoding amino acid ABC transporter ATP-binding protein encodes the protein MSLLEIKNLKKSFGDNVVLKDISLKVERGEVLAIIGPSGSGKSTLLRCITGLDHEDSGVINFDGTFGLVFQNFNLFPHHSVMKNITNAPLKVQKRNKEEVYDHARDLLKKMGLEDKENAYPCELSGGQQQRVSIARALAMNPDILFFDEPTSALDPELTGEILTVIKQLAAEKMTMVIVTHEMNFARNVSDTIIFMDGGVIVEEGSPEEVFSSNNQRMQEFLGKFND